The following coding sequences lie in one Eubacterium ventriosum genomic window:
- the bsh gene encoding choloylglycine hydrolase produces the protein MCTAATYKTKDFYMGRTLDYEFSYGEQITITPRNYEFDFRFAGKIKSHYALIGMAFVAGGYPLYYDAVNEKGLGMAGLNFVGNAAYEEALPEDETEVSQVAQFEFIPWILTQCATVAEAREKLAAMRLTGTAFSEQLPTAQLHWIIADKDACIVVESMKDGLHVYDNPVGVLTNNPPFLGQMFALNNYAGVSRKQPESTFAGVLQLDAYSRGMGGMGIPGDLSSQSRFVKVAFTKLNSISGEEEGESVSQFFHILGSVDQQRGCCEVTEGKYEITIYTSCCNTAKGIYYYTTYDNHQITAVDMHAENLDSDQLICYPLLSKGEVRWQNK, from the coding sequence ATGTGTACAGCAGCAACTTACAAAACAAAAGATTTTTATATGGGCAGAACGCTTGATTATGAATTTTCCTATGGGGAACAGATCACGATAACGCCAAGAAATTACGAATTTGATTTCCGGTTTGCCGGGAAGATAAAAAGCCATTATGCTTTGATCGGAATGGCATTTGTTGCAGGAGGTTATCCGCTTTATTATGATGCTGTTAATGAAAAAGGCCTTGGAATGGCAGGTCTTAATTTTGTCGGCAATGCGGCATATGAAGAGGCTTTGCCGGAAGATGAAACAGAAGTCAGCCAGGTGGCACAGTTCGAGTTCATCCCATGGATCCTTACACAGTGTGCTACTGTAGCAGAGGCGAGAGAGAAGCTGGCAGCAATGAGACTGACAGGCACAGCATTCAGTGAACAGCTGCCGACAGCACAGCTTCACTGGATCATTGCAGACAAAGACGCCTGTATCGTTGTTGAGTCTATGAAGGATGGGCTGCATGTATATGATAATCCGGTAGGAGTGCTTACCAATAATCCACCATTCCTGGGTCAGATGTTTGCACTGAATAATTATGCCGGAGTATCCAGAAAACAGCCGGAGAGTACTTTTGCAGGAGTATTACAGCTTGATGCATATAGCAGAGGAATGGGTGGAATGGGAATACCTGGAGATCTTTCCAGCCAGTCAAGATTTGTGAAAGTTGCCTTTACAAAATTAAATTCGATCTCCGGTGAAGAAGAGGGTGAGAGTGTAAGCCAGTTCTTCCATATCTTAGGATCTGTAGATCAGCAGCGTGGATGTTGTGAGGTGACAGAAGGCAAATATGAGATCACGATATACACGTCCTGTTGTAATACAGCAAAAGGTATTTATTATTATACGACTTATGATAATCATCAGATCACAGCGGTTGACATGCATGCGGAAAATCTGGATTCAGATCAG
- a CDS encoding transposase: MMVAQGGFDKKEEVENPSEVLLNPSDPEATFRYKAGGRHLGYVGNVVEAVGEKSSLVIVYDYQQNTYADNQFMKDYLNEKKDFSDGSFIVADGAYSGEENSRLASEHNLKLVTTNFTGRKPDEIYADFVFTDDGKYLIKCKNNRVPEDCIYDPGNERSVAYFRISDCEGCPYKERCQSRFLKTRVRKEVSWKSVGRAKQLQYMQTEEFSEYAKFRNGVEAIPSLLRRRYHVDKIPVHGKKRTRLFFGFKIAALDFQKLLDYKKALYFPKSWSIESRRPARSPISFVAERNRL, encoded by the coding sequence ATGATGGTGGCTCAAGGCGGCTTCGACAAAAAAGAGGAAGTTGAAAATCCTTCAGAAGTATTGCTTAATCCTTCTGATCCAGAAGCCACTTTCCGCTATAAAGCAGGTGGCAGACATCTTGGATACGTTGGAAACGTAGTTGAAGCTGTCGGAGAAAAAAGCAGTCTGGTCATTGTCTACGATTACCAGCAAAATACCTACGCAGATAATCAGTTTATGAAAGATTATCTTAATGAGAAAAAAGATTTTTCTGATGGTTCTTTTATTGTTGCCGATGGGGCATACAGCGGAGAAGAGAACTCACGTTTAGCATCTGAACATAATCTAAAACTTGTTACAACCAATTTCACAGGACGCAAACCAGATGAAATATATGCTGATTTTGTTTTTACTGATGATGGAAAATATCTCATCAAATGTAAGAATAATCGTGTACCTGAAGACTGTATCTATGATCCAGGCAATGAGCGTTCCGTTGCGTATTTTCGGATAAGTGACTGCGAAGGATGTCCTTACAAAGAACGGTGTCAGTCGCGTTTTCTAAAAACACGAGTCCGAAAGGAAGTATCTTGGAAATCCGTTGGTCGTGCAAAACAATTACAGTACATGCAGACGGAAGAATTTTCTGAATATGCAAAATTTAGAAATGGAGTAGAAGCAATTCCCTCTCTTCTTCGTCGAAGATATCATGTGGACAAGATACCTGTGCATGGCAAAAAACGTACCCGGTTATTCTTCGGATTTAAAATAGCAGCATTAGATTTTCAAAAGCTATTAGATTATAAAAAAGCATTATATTTTCCAAAAAGCTGGTCGATAGAATCCAGGAGGCCTGCAAGATCTCCAATTAGTTTCGTGGCTGAAAGAAACAGATTGTGA
- a CDS encoding transposase, which produces MSFVKNDNQQLTVLDSTFNLTEREKRMLEKSWANTFADKVFPAIDENIFSVLYSKKASRPNTPVNVIVGALILKEALNVTDDEIVEAMAFDIRYQYALHTTSFEEQPISDRTLSRFRARGNRA; this is translated from the coding sequence ATGTCTTTTGTTAAAAATGATAATCAACAGCTTACTGTTTTAGACAGTACTTTTAATCTTACAGAACGCGAAAAACGAATGTTAGAAAAATCATGGGCAAATACTTTTGCAGACAAAGTTTTTCCTGCTATTGATGAAAATATTTTTTCTGTTCTTTACAGTAAAAAAGCATCCAGACCTAATACTCCGGTCAATGTGATTGTTGGGGCACTGATTCTTAAAGAAGCTCTTAATGTTACTGACGATGAGATCGTTGAAGCTATGGCATTTGATATCCGCTATCAGTATGCACTGCACACAACCAGTTTTGAAGAGCAGCCAATTAGTGACAGAACCCTCAGCAGGTTTAGAGCAAGAGGAAACAGAGCATGA
- a CDS encoding DegV family protein encodes MKKIGIMTDSHSGILSEEAQRLGIKVLPMPFYIGEKVYREGVDLSRDEFYDMLRKGVDVSTSQPSPTEVMDMWKEMLKEYEEIVYIPLSSALSGSCMTAEAMANEDEFAGKVFVVDNGRVATPMHRSVLDAVEMAEEGYSVVEIKKILEETREKMTIYIGLSTLKYLKKGGRVSSVTALAADVLNIKPVMHFSTGKLDIYQKCRGMKKSRKVMIDAMKHELETNFREEYAAGKVYLMAASSSTDEVTEEWVNQIKESFPGMEVMCDKLSFGLSCHIGPDGLGIGCTCKPV; translated from the coding sequence ATGAAGAAAATAGGAATCATGACAGACAGCCACAGTGGAATTTTGAGCGAAGAAGCGCAGAGACTCGGAATTAAGGTACTACCGATGCCCTTTTATATCGGAGAGAAAGTGTATCGTGAAGGAGTAGATCTTTCCAGAGATGAATTTTATGATATGCTTCGAAAGGGCGTAGATGTATCTACATCTCAGCCGTCACCAACAGAAGTTATGGATATGTGGAAAGAGATGCTGAAAGAATATGAGGAGATTGTTTATATTCCTCTTAGTAGTGCTTTAAGTGGGTCCTGTATGACAGCAGAAGCCATGGCAAATGAAGATGAATTTGCCGGTAAGGTGTTTGTCGTAGATAACGGTCGTGTGGCAACCCCGATGCATCGTTCTGTTCTTGATGCAGTAGAAATGGCAGAAGAAGGATACAGTGTAGTCGAAATCAAGAAAATTCTTGAAGAAACCAGAGAAAAAATGACAATTTATATCGGTCTCAGCACACTGAAATATCTCAAAAAAGGAGGAAGAGTCAGCTCTGTGACAGCTTTGGCAGCAGATGTCCTGAATATCAAACCTGTTATGCATTTCAGCACAGGAAAGCTTGATATCTACCAGAAATGCCGTGGTATGAAGAAATCACGTAAAGTTATGATCGATGCAATGAAGCATGAGCTGGAAACGAATTTCCGAGAAGAATATGCTGCGGGTAAAGTGTACCTGATGGCGGCGTCCAGCAGTACCGATGAAGTGACAGAAGAATGGGTAAACCAGATTAAAGAAAGTTTCCCGGGAATGGAAGTCATGTGTGATAAACTTTCCTTCGGTTTGTCCTGTCATATCGGTCCGGATGGACTGGGAATCGGATGCACCTGTAAGCCAGTGTAA
- a CDS encoding AI-2E family transporter, translated as MKKIRELIVFTAFLVVALWKFDVVIEVLKSIWKIVFPFALGGAIAFVINVPMSFLEKKMLGKIKENNKIGKKAARPISLLLTIILAAGVMVLVMFGVIPQLTQTMGNLMTSISDFIPQMQNWIREFSHDNQDIMKLVDQLQFQPDQAIKWGISLLGNGVGNMMNTTMSAVGSIASGLATFFISFSFACYILFQKEKLHLQVRKVIFAFIPKQKADAILNICSLTYRTFANFLAGQCLEAVILGMMFVITLSILKMPYALLIGILIAFTALVPIFGAFIGCAVGSFLIFMVNPKQAVLFIIVFLLLQQIEGNLIYPHVVGGSVGLPSIWVLAAVTIGGNLMGIIGMLIFIPLVSVFYTIFREFVYLRLKKQHIKRVTRTDVEEYAEEEIASSFIMPNEK; from the coding sequence ATGAAAAAAATTCGAGAACTGATTGTGTTTACGGCATTTCTTGTAGTTGCTTTGTGGAAATTCGATGTGGTGATTGAAGTGCTGAAGTCAATATGGAAAATTGTGTTTCCTTTTGCGCTTGGTGGTGCAATTGCCTTTGTGATTAATGTACCAATGAGTTTCCTGGAAAAGAAAATGCTCGGAAAGATAAAAGAAAATAATAAAATAGGAAAAAAAGCTGCGAGACCGATAAGCCTGCTTCTTACAATTATATTGGCAGCAGGTGTAATGGTATTGGTAATGTTTGGTGTGATTCCACAGCTTACACAGACCATGGGAAATCTGATGACGAGTATTTCAGATTTTATTCCACAGATGCAAAACTGGATTCGGGAATTTTCACATGATAATCAGGATATTATGAAATTGGTAGATCAGCTGCAGTTTCAGCCTGATCAGGCAATTAAATGGGGAATAAGTCTTCTTGGAAACGGAGTCGGAAATATGATGAATACGACGATGTCAGCAGTAGGTTCCATTGCCAGTGGATTAGCGACCTTTTTTATTTCGTTTTCCTTTGCATGCTATATTCTTTTTCAGAAGGAAAAATTACATTTACAGGTAAGAAAAGTGATTTTCGCTTTTATTCCAAAACAAAAAGCAGATGCAATTCTTAACATATGTTCGCTGACATATCGGACATTTGCAAATTTTCTTGCAGGGCAGTGTCTGGAAGCAGTAATTCTCGGAATGATGTTTGTTATCACGCTAAGTATTTTAAAAATGCCATATGCACTTTTAATTGGAATTTTGATCGCGTTTACCGCATTGGTGCCTATCTTTGGAGCCTTTATTGGCTGTGCCGTGGGAAGTTTTCTGATCTTTATGGTAAATCCAAAACAGGCAGTTTTATTTATTATAGTTTTTCTGCTTTTGCAGCAGATAGAAGGTAATCTGATCTATCCTCATGTGGTTGGCGGATCAGTAGGACTTCCATCAATTTGGGTACTGGCGGCAGTTACAATCGGCGGAAATCTTATGGGAATTATAGGTATGCTGATTTTCATTCCACTTGTATCGGTATTTTATACTATATTCCGGGAGTTCGTATATCTGCGCCTAAAAAAACAACATATAAAACGAGTAACGAGAACGGATGTGGAAGAGTATGCGGAGGAGGAAATTGCGTCATCCTTTATTATGCCGAATGAAAAATAA
- a CDS encoding cation-translocating P-type ATPase translates to MKEIYQQTVEEVLERVNGKKSGLTSEQVKRSREKCGWNELTEGKKKGILQIFFEQYKDFLVLILIASAIISGMLGDVESAAVIVTVITINAILGTIQTVKAEQSLQSLKNLSGPEAKVLRDGTVVQIPARELVVGDVILLEAGDMIPADGRLIENASLKIDESALTGESLAVEKNMDTILTEAPLGDRTNMLFSGSFVTYGRGKAVVTDIGMQTEVGKIAGLLKSTSEKQTPLQVSLEVFGKKLSIMILVFCGLLFAINVFRGEKISSAFMFAVALAVAAIPEALSSIVTIVLSFGTQKMAKEHAIIRKLQAVEGLGSVSIICSDKTGTLTQNKMTVEDYYIDGKRISAEAIDISDQAQKCLLNYSILCNDSTNENGVEIGDPTETALINLGSRYGIEAASVRKLYPRNGELPFDSDRKMMSTLHLIDGKNQMIVKGAVDKLLERTEQIWTKEGIRKITEEDKEKIQRQNQEFSMEGLRVLAFTYREIPKNHTLTIQDEDHLVFLGLIAMMDPPREESKAAVAECIKAGIRPVMITGDHKITAAAIAKRVGILHDLSEACEGADIENMSDEELKEFVSNISVYARVSPEHKIRIVRAWQERGMIVAMTGDGVNDAPALKQADIGVAMGMTGTEVAKDAAAMVLTDDNFATIVKAVENGRNLYQNIKYAIQFLLSGNFGAILTVLCSSVAGLPVPFAPVHLLFINLLTDSLPAIALGLEPDRSEVMSEKPRLADESILTKDFLSKIGLEGLVIGAMTMISFLTGYNQNGTLLGSTYAFGTLCLARLFHGYNCKSDHPVIFTKGLFHNKWLQGAFVLGAVLITTVLTVPGFHNLFKVETLNLMQLGCVYLYAFASLLIIQLLKCIRMKLRKRGER, encoded by the coding sequence ATGAAGGAAATTTATCAGCAGACGGTAGAAGAGGTTCTTGAAAGGGTGAATGGCAAGAAATCTGGGCTTACGAGTGAACAGGTGAAAAGATCCAGAGAAAAGTGTGGGTGGAATGAACTTACAGAAGGAAAGAAGAAAGGTATCCTGCAGATTTTCTTTGAACAGTATAAGGATTTTCTTGTACTGATTCTAATTGCATCAGCAATCATATCTGGTATGCTTGGAGATGTGGAAAGTGCGGCAGTTATCGTGACGGTTATTACGATCAATGCAATCTTGGGAACAATACAGACGGTAAAAGCAGAACAATCTCTGCAGAGTTTAAAGAATCTTTCTGGCCCGGAGGCAAAAGTATTGCGTGATGGTACAGTCGTTCAAATTCCGGCAAGAGAACTGGTTGTTGGAGATGTGATACTGCTTGAAGCAGGAGATATGATTCCGGCTGATGGAAGACTGATTGAAAATGCAAGTCTTAAGATTGATGAGAGTGCTCTTACAGGAGAAAGTCTTGCAGTTGAGAAAAACATGGATACAATATTGACGGAAGCGCCACTTGGTGATCGGACAAATATGTTATTTTCCGGTAGTTTTGTAACGTATGGGCGTGGGAAAGCTGTTGTAACGGATATAGGAATGCAGACAGAAGTCGGAAAGATTGCAGGACTTTTGAAGTCAACTTCGGAAAAACAGACACCACTTCAGGTGAGCTTGGAAGTCTTTGGAAAGAAGCTTTCTATTATGATTCTGGTATTTTGCGGACTCTTATTTGCAATAAATGTGTTCCGCGGTGAAAAGATCAGCAGTGCATTTATGTTTGCAGTAGCACTTGCAGTAGCAGCAATTCCTGAAGCGCTAAGTTCTATCGTGACAATTGTACTTTCTTTCGGAACACAGAAGATGGCAAAAGAGCATGCAATCATTCGTAAACTACAGGCGGTAGAAGGACTTGGAAGTGTTTCTATTATTTGTTCGGATAAGACAGGAACGCTCACACAGAATAAAATGACGGTTGAAGATTATTATATAGATGGAAAAAGAATTTCAGCAGAGGCAATTGATATATCAGATCAGGCACAAAAATGTCTTTTAAATTACAGTATTCTATGTAATGATTCGACAAATGAAAATGGAGTAGAAATTGGAGATCCAACAGAAACAGCATTGATTAATCTTGGAAGTCGATATGGGATAGAGGCGGCAAGCGTAAGAAAGCTTTATCCAAGAAATGGAGAACTGCCATTTGACAGTGATCGAAAGATGATGTCAACACTTCACCTGATAGATGGTAAAAATCAAATGATTGTAAAAGGTGCAGTCGACAAGCTCCTGGAACGTACAGAGCAAATCTGGACGAAAGAGGGAATTCGAAAAATTACTGAGGAAGATAAAGAAAAAATACAACGTCAAAATCAGGAATTTTCGATGGAAGGTTTAAGAGTATTGGCTTTTACCTATCGTGAAATTCCTAAGAATCACACATTAACGATACAAGATGAGGATCACTTAGTATTTCTTGGCTTGATTGCGATGATGGATCCTCCGAGAGAAGAATCAAAAGCTGCGGTAGCGGAATGTATAAAAGCGGGAATTCGACCGGTTATGATCACCGGAGATCATAAAATTACAGCAGCAGCAATTGCAAAGAGAGTTGGAATATTACATGATTTATCGGAAGCCTGTGAAGGGGCAGATATAGAAAATATGAGTGACGAGGAACTCAAAGAATTTGTCTCAAATATTTCTGTGTATGCAAGAGTGTCACCGGAACATAAAATTCGCATTGTTCGGGCATGGCAGGAAAGAGGAATGATTGTGGCAATGACAGGAGACGGTGTCAATGATGCACCGGCATTAAAGCAGGCAGATATTGGTGTTGCAATGGGAATGACCGGAACGGAAGTTGCGAAAGATGCAGCAGCGATGGTACTTACAGATGATAACTTTGCAACAATCGTAAAAGCAGTGGAAAATGGACGAAACTTATATCAGAATATCAAGTATGCGATACAGTTTCTTTTGTCAGGAAATTTCGGAGCAATTTTAACCGTTCTTTGTTCATCGGTTGCAGGACTTCCGGTGCCATTTGCACCAGTACATTTACTCTTTATTAATCTTTTGACGGATAGTCTTCCGGCAATTGCGTTAGGCTTAGAGCCGGATAGAAGTGAAGTGATGAGTGAAAAACCGAGATTGGCAGATGAGTCGATATTGACAAAAGATTTTCTTAGCAAAATCGGTCTGGAAGGTTTGGTAATTGGAGCAATGACAATGATCAGTTTTTTGACAGGATACAACCAGAATGGTACATTGCTTGGAAGCACGTATGCTTTTGGAACTCTTTGTCTGGCACGTTTGTTTCATGGATATAATTGCAAATCAGATCATCCGGTCATTTTTACAAAAGGTCTCTTTCATAACAAGTGGCTTCAGGGAGCATTTGTGTTAGGTGCAGTACTCATTACAACAGTACTGACGGTTCCTGGTTTCCATAACTTATTCAAAGTGGAAACGTTGAATCTGATGCAGCTTGGATGTGTATATTTATATGCTTTTGCAAGCCTTCTGATTATTCAATTACTTAAGTGTATACGTATGAAACTAAGAAAAAGAGGGGAAAGATAG
- a CDS encoding CDP-alcohol phosphatidyltransferase family protein, with product MQSEVNQEENLNRIITVPNLLSFFRLCLIPVIIWSYCVKKNPLLAGEILLLSGLTDLADGYIARRFHMISNLGKILDPVADKLTQAAMLICLFTRFPHMLLLIVIMAGKELYMAVSGCLVIRKTGKVHGADWHGKIVTFLLYGTAAVHIIWFHITPMVSDLLIGLCAIMMVISAALYIIQNTRTLKGETV from the coding sequence ATGCAGAGTGAAGTGAATCAGGAAGAAAATTTGAATAGAATTATTACGGTTCCTAATCTTCTTTCTTTTTTTCGGCTTTGCCTGATTCCGGTAATTATATGGAGCTATTGTGTAAAGAAAAATCCTCTGTTAGCTGGAGAAATCTTATTGCTGTCTGGTCTTACGGATCTTGCTGATGGATATATCGCAAGAAGATTCCATATGATTAGTAATTTGGGAAAAATACTTGATCCGGTGGCCGATAAGCTGACACAGGCAGCGATGTTAATCTGTCTGTTTACTCGGTTTCCGCATATGCTTCTTTTAATCGTAATAATGGCAGGTAAGGAGCTGTATATGGCAGTCAGTGGATGTCTTGTGATACGAAAGACAGGAAAAGTACATGGTGCAGACTGGCATGGAAAGATAGTAACCTTTTTATTATATGGAACTGCAGCGGTGCATATTATATGGTTCCACATTACACCAATGGTATCAGATCTGTTGATTGGTTTGTGCGCTATAATGATGGTCATATCGGCCGCTCTGTATATTATCCAGAATACCAGGACTCTTAAGGGAGAGACTGTATAA
- a CDS encoding FUSC family protein — MTFYQELQLNQAGSKNLLKKSETVKEKSYHILVYLVKIAVTMAFCFLFVTIFSILFGNENSIVGVVVLLCLMVFRNADLGIHTGQSTMLLALFFVIMTVCPHLANQFSPVLGMLLNIAALAVLILFGCHNPFMFNQSTLVLGYLLLYGYDVTGKSYQMRLVGMALGAALTCFVFYRNHKNRTYKRNLKDLIQEFDITSSRTKWQICQILCVPIVLCIAELCNMPRAMWAGIAAMSAILPFMEDMHYRVRKRIVGNIAGVICFTVLYFLLPSSIYAYIGILGGIGVGLSAQYGWQAVFNTFGALAIAAETYGLQGAVSLRVIQNVFGVVFALAFCVIFYWFMSKKKESEATVHAE, encoded by the coding sequence ATGACATTTTATCAGGAATTGCAGTTAAATCAGGCAGGTTCTAAAAATCTGTTGAAAAAGAGTGAAACAGTGAAAGAAAAATCATATCATATACTGGTATATTTGGTAAAGATAGCTGTTACAATGGCATTTTGTTTTTTATTTGTTACTATTTTCAGTATCTTATTTGGAAATGAGAATAGTATTGTGGGTGTAGTAGTTTTATTATGCCTTATGGTATTTCGGAATGCGGATCTGGGGATCCACACCGGACAATCTACGATGCTTTTGGCTTTGTTCTTTGTAATTATGACTGTATGTCCGCATTTAGCAAATCAGTTTTCACCGGTATTGGGAATGCTGTTAAATATTGCGGCACTGGCTGTGTTGATTCTGTTCGGATGCCATAATCCATTCATGTTTAATCAATCTACATTGGTTCTTGGGTATCTGCTGCTATATGGTTATGATGTTACGGGAAAAAGCTATCAGATGCGATTAGTCGGAATGGCTTTAGGTGCAGCACTTACCTGCTTCGTATTTTATCGAAATCATAAAAACAGAACTTATAAAAGAAATCTGAAAGATCTGATACAAGAATTTGATATCACTTCTTCCAGAACAAAATGGCAGATATGTCAGATTTTATGCGTACCGATTGTCCTTTGCATTGCAGAACTTTGTAATATGCCACGTGCAATGTGGGCTGGTATTGCGGCCATGTCCGCGATTTTGCCATTTATGGAAGATATGCACTACAGAGTCCGTAAAAGGATTGTCGGAAATATTGCAGGTGTTATATGTTTTACAGTATTATATTTTTTGCTTCCTTCGTCAATCTATGCATATATAGGAATTCTTGGTGGAATCGGTGTAGGACTTTCAGCACAATATGGCTGGCAGGCAGTATTTAACACATTTGGTGCTTTAGCCATTGCTGCAGAGACTTATGGACTACAAGGAGCGGTTAGTCTTAGAGTGATTCAAAATGTTTTTGGTGTTGTGTTTGCTTTAGCATTTTGTGTTATATTTTATTGGTTTATGTCAAAAAAAAAGGAAAGTGAGGCGACCGTACATGCAGAGTGA
- a CDS encoding sensor histidine kinase, protein MEQKKKKGLRIRSCLTGAIWLALVFSTVISALLFAFLNHFFHLPGSISVLGWLLIFNTLIAGLITSFINAKLLEPITRLSKAMKEVSRGDFEQHLETNGRIAEVGESYQSFNVMTKELRATEVLQMDFVSNVSHEFKTPINAIEGYTMLLQGEELSPDQEEYVEKILFNTQRLSGLVGNILLLSKLENQNIPMKKTEYRLDEQIRQAFLSLETKWTEKELGFQVELEEVKYTGNEGLFMHIWINLLDNAIKFSPSKGTITMFLKQEQDSVKFILEDEGPGIEDDVKSRIFDKFYQADGSHKAEGNGLGLALVKRIVDSAGGTIKAENREYGGCRFVVELPIQKDEAI, encoded by the coding sequence ATGGAACAAAAGAAAAAAAAAGGATTGCGGATCCGATCCTGTCTGACTGGTGCAATCTGGCTGGCACTTGTATTTTCAACAGTCATATCTGCTTTATTATTTGCTTTTTTGAATCATTTTTTTCATCTGCCGGGCAGCATATCTGTGCTTGGCTGGCTTTTGATTTTCAATACATTGATTGCAGGGCTGATCACTTCTTTTATCAATGCAAAGTTACTGGAACCAATTACCAGACTTAGTAAAGCAATGAAGGAAGTTTCTCGGGGAGATTTTGAACAGCATTTGGAAACGAACGGCCGTATAGCAGAAGTTGGAGAATCTTATCAAAGTTTTAACGTTATGACAAAAGAACTTCGTGCAACAGAGGTGCTGCAGATGGATTTTGTATCTAATGTTTCTCATGAGTTTAAGACCCCGATTAATGCCATTGAAGGATATACAATGCTGCTTCAGGGAGAAGAACTGTCTCCGGATCAAGAGGAATATGTAGAAAAAATCTTATTTAACACCCAAAGACTTTCCGGATTGGTTGGTAATATTTTGCTGTTATCCAAGTTAGAGAATCAGAATATACCAATGAAAAAAACAGAATATCGTCTGGATGAACAGATCCGCCAGGCATTTCTTTCATTGGAAACAAAATGGACAGAAAAAGAACTTGGTTTTCAGGTAGAATTGGAGGAAGTTAAATATACTGGGAATGAAGGACTTTTTATGCATATCTGGATTAATCTTTTGGATAATGCGATTAAGTTCAGCCCTTCAAAGGGGACAATTACGATGTTTCTGAAACAAGAACAGGATTCTGTTAAGTTCATTCTGGAAGATGAAGGACCAGGAATAGAGGATGATGTAAAATCCAGAATATTTGATAAATTTTATCAGGCAGACGGTTCTCATAAAGCAGAAGGAAATGGCCTAGGTCTTGCACTTGTAAAACGGATTGTAGATAGTGCCGGAGGAACAATCAAAGCAGAAAACCGTGAATATGGTGGATGCAGATTTGTTGTAGAGCTTCCAATACAGAAAGATGAGGCCATATAA
- a CDS encoding response regulator transcription factor gives MGKVSVLIRRKENVFQILIVEDDKELSQLFQKVLEKNGYQVKSASDGAQALEVLDKEYIDLIISDIMMPVMDGYELVSELRSAGYQIPVLMITAKGSFDDMRQGFLSGSDDYMVKPVNVNEMVLRVGALLRRAQILNEHKIVIGSTEFDYDAMTVTTDKERLVLPKKEFLLLYKLAASPGRTFTKQQLMDEVWGYETEADPHTIEVHIGRIRERFKDNPDFEIVTMRGIGYKVVKK, from the coding sequence ATGGGCAAGGTATCTGTTTTAATAAGGAGGAAAGAAAACGTGTTTCAAATATTGATTGTAGAAGATGATAAAGAATTAAGCCAGCTATTCCAAAAAGTGCTTGAGAAGAATGGATATCAAGTCAAAAGTGCATCGGATGGAGCACAGGCATTAGAAGTATTGGATAAGGAATATATTGATCTGATCATTTCTGATATTATGATGCCGGTTATGGATGGCTATGAACTGGTGTCAGAACTTCGTTCAGCAGGATATCAGATACCAGTGCTTATGATCACTGCGAAAGGTTCCTTTGATGATATGCGCCAGGGATTTCTTTCGGGAAGTGACGATTATATGGTAAAACCGGTAAATGTGAATGAAATGGTTTTAAGAGTCGGAGCACTGCTTCGCCGTGCACAGATACTGAATGAACACAAAATTGTGATCGGTTCAACAGAGTTTGATTATGATGCAATGACGGTTACAACTGATAAGGAAAGGCTTGTTTTGCCTAAAAAAGAATTCCTGCTTTTATATAAGCTTGCAGCTTCGCCAGGCAGAACATTTACAAAACAACAGTTGATGGATGAAGTATGGGGATACGAGACGGAGGCAGACCCACATACAATAGAGGTACATATAGGAAGAATCAGAGAGCGTTTTAAAGATAACCCGGATTTTGAAATCGTAACAATGCGTGGAATTGGATACAAGGTGGTGAAAAAATAA